CCGCAGACCAGGCTGGTCTGTGGACGGACACACCCCCCAGGCTGTAGCGCCGAACCGGCGCGACGGGATCAACAAACGGCGGATCTCCGGCTGCGTTAGTCCGGGACGCCACTAACGGTGCGTGACGGAACCCAACCCGCGGTCCAgatgactcgtgtgtgtgtgtgtgtgtgtccgcttcATAGCGACACGGGTTTCGACCCGGTGTAGGATTCAACACGTGACTACTGAGAGACATGACGGACACGAAGGACCGTCTTCATGAGGCGGCCACAGACCCGCTGCTACGATAaacacgccgccgccgccgccccgggccgGGCCGAGCCGAGCCGGGGCGGGCCGGGCCGGGGTTCGGCTGTCGCTCACCTTGCTTGACACACTTGAAGCGGACCGGGTCTCTGCAGTGCCTGATGACGGCCAGCACGTCCCGCGCCGTGAGCCCGGCCACCGGCATGTCGTTGACTTCCAGCAGCAGCTCATCCTGGGACAACTTGCCGCTCTGGACGGCCGCCTTGCCCTGCCGCACCTCCCCCAAGTACGGGAACTGGCCGTTCTCCGCGCCCCCCTTCAGCTCGAACCCCAGCTCGCCGTCCTTGCCCCGGCTCAGCACGGCTTCGTGGACTTTGTTGGTCCAGTGGTTCTTCTTTTTTAG
The window above is part of the Lampris incognitus isolate fLamInc1 chromosome 6, fLamInc1.hap2, whole genome shotgun sequence genome. Proteins encoded here:
- the LOC130114654 gene encoding membrane-associated guanylate kinase, WW and PDZ domain-containing protein 2-like, whose product is MSKTLKKKNHWTNKVHEAVLSRGKDGELGFELKGGAENGQFPYLGEVRQGKAAVQSGKLSQDELLLEVNDMPVAGLTARDVLAVIRHCRDPVRFKCVKQGGVVDKDLRHYLNLRFSKGSVDHDHQQIIRDNLYLRTVPCE